The genomic region CAGGTCTTATGTCTATCATCTGGATATCTATCTATCCTGGCACCTGCTTCACTGAGTTTGCTGGTTTGAAAATCAGTACTGTATTTGAAGATGACCCCTCAAAGCAATTGCAGCCCAAATTCTTGATGCAAAGTTGCCAAGACACATTCTTCTGAATCTCAAAAATGTAAACTTCGCTTTAGAGAGAAAGTTTTCCTGCTAGTTTACTATTCAAATGGAATGCACCAGTTACAACACACCTTCCTTTGCAACAATGGAATTTCATTAGACTTAATGGATCTAGTTCAGCATATGATGCGTGTCATTCAGTAGCCTGTTCATGGTGCTGCCGAGAAACACATGTCAAAGACCCACATGCATTGAGAAACATTCCAATGTACTGAATGTGTTCAGTTTAGTAGGATTCATTTAAACTCGTATCTAACTTTAAACCACGTTCAAAACTGCCCCTGAAAATCTGCCTACTTGATAACAGCATATTGATTCATTTTGTCAATTGCAAAAATATAGACATGTATTAAAGTAccattatgatatatattttaataacgaaataataacatttaaatcattatttaaataaataaataatagtaatactaaTAAAGTAGCGCACATTTAACATCTAAAGGCACGCGCGCCATTTCTAACACGAGGATGAACGTAATAAAGACAAACATGGAATTTCCGCTTACGATAGAAAATCTAATTCAGATGGTTTACTTAACGAATATTCGAGATGTCTCAGAATTCACTAGAGTCTCATATCTAACAGTCATATCTAATAATCGTTAAAAGGTAGTTACCCTCTCTGTTGAGATGATGTGGTTTTCAGACGGACAGACGATGAACAGCGCGCGGTGAGCAGTCTAGAAAACTGAGCAACGTTACCAGAGACTTGCAATATAACTCATCCGGCAAAAGCCTTTTAAGGTCATATCGTTTCCCCTCGGTGCGGAACAAAGCCAAACGTAGTAGTGTTTCCATTGACGACATGATTTGCCCTGCATTTCATGGCACAATAAACAGCGTCTTATcgagaaaaatgtaaaatatgaattTTCTCATAGACTCTCAAAACAAACCACAAagcatattgtatattatattgtaatttgtTAGGCAAAAGCGAGACACTTAAGGCAGCCAATGTTTTTGATGGAGTTGCATTTTATTAAACTCACATTTCTTAAAAGCATATAAAAATGCATAGACATTTCAGAATTATAACTTTCCGTGTCACTTCTCTTCTTTTCTCCTAtaattgagagaaagagagagagagagagagagagagagagagagagaaaatcagaCAGAGGTATACAATTCTACTTTTAATATTACTTGTAGCACACTGATATTCATCTGTACAATTAACTCCGACATATTAAGAttaaacatgcaaacaaaaccacttaattttaaaagaattgtacacacacaaaaataagaaATCCCAGAAATAAACTGTGTAAAGACATTGAATACCAACTTAATCTCTCTTCAGCTCCTCTATGCACATCTCAAGTTTTTCGTGCAATGGTCCCCAGTTTTTACAATCTATGAAAGATAAAGAAATGCAAATTGtaacaaaattaaaacattatctCATAATGAAATGAAGAAAGAGGGTAAAGttgtttaaaatacaaatacaaaacataagATACCTGAACGCAAAACCATTAGTTCTTGAATGACCCTCTCAAGTTTTTCTTGGTGTTGCAAGCAATTAACACAACCTGGGTGGGGGGTTGAAAAGATTGATAGGTTTAAAAGACCTGAATTTGAAAATGTACTGCATGATCTCTATGATAACAACCATCAAACTTCACCTGGTTCATGCGCTCCTTCAGCTGCATGCACAGCATCACTCTCTACTGAAGACAGAGCAGGTgctataaatacaaacacaagaaATACATCATATCGGAGATTCGAAAATAAAAGCTATTATATTTCAAACTTTTGCTACAAAGGTCTTGTTTTCCCAATAACAAAAATCTTGATTAGATGTTTAAACATTACaaatgctgcacttttttttaacCATACATGGCTTTCTTTACTAGTGAAGACCATCATCACCAGCATCACCTAATCATGTGGTACAAGAGAAAACTTTCATCCTGTGTTATCACAGTTGAAAGTGGCTCTTAATTGCCAAACTTGACCAAACCAGGATGGTGAGATAGAGAGAAGTGGACAAAAGAGGACGAGTACATCAAAGGTCTAGTTACAGAAATGTACTCCACTGAGGTCCTCATTTGGCAGTTTCATTAAATGACTAATAAATCCACATTTGAGATGGCCAAAACATTGTGAACCTTTCATGAACAGTATAACTGAccatatttgaaacagaaatagtATTTCGAAACTCTTTATAATTCCTAATCAtatgtttgatcagtttaattgCATTTTTGTGCGGTTATTTTTTTGCATCTATAATTAGTACAATGCATTCTTATGGTGGCATGCATGCCAGTGTACCACCCTATAACTGAGTTTGAACAGCACTACAAATATCCAtttcaaaatgaatgaaaagaCTCATTGGggggacatgcacacacacaactcCCTTATAAGCAAGAATTAAAAAGGCTTTGACAACAAGCTCCCAAATGCACTAATCCTTTCAGCAAGGCTATTACTGCGCACTTCACAAGAATATCAATCAGTCTGGATTACAGCTACTGTAATCAGGCAGCCATCGTGTAAAGAAATGCTAGAGACAACTCTGTTTGATGACTCAATTTTCTCGCCCAGTCTCCCAATGGCTTCAGACAAgattatggatttttttattttttgcaataatgGTATATTCTGAGAAAACCTGTTGAGATCAGTCTATGTGACTTAAGGCAAAGGGTGGCAATTTTCTacatttttcagactataaagCTTTTGAATGTTGCTTTGATACACCCCAAGCTTTTTGTGCACCAcgtcttttcatttttaaataaacataaaacattgccATTTACAATAATCATAGTTTTAAAAAGGTATAATGAAAACTTTTAAGTGGTATTATACaaagcaacataaaaaaatttttaacctTTAGTCTGCATCAAAATTGCTCTTAATAGTTAATGCTGCATAATTTTGTAACCCTACACCACAAGAGGAGATACATCAGAGATAAGTATTACATTAGTACTCATGTTTGGCTTTGAGTTTGGTTTTATTAAAGATGTTGTGGTTAAAAGGTGTTGTAGAACCTCTGAAAGTATTAGAGATATTTCTGTTATTTATCAGGTCTCACTTGTACAGTTAGCATCGCTGTAATTTATAAAGGCAAATGAAAAAGGACAAATGATCGCACCAATTCTTTTTCTCTTTGCCGAAGGCAAACCATCATTGTTCAAGTGCTTTTGGCCCACACTGGGAAGCAGTGAATTCCTCGTCCTCATACCTTTCATAGATAAAATTGAAGGAAATAATAACAAAGCATTACATAAAATCAGAGCCCTTCATTTTCATAATCATATTTCCTATGTATAAATGTTGCATTAAATATGTAATCAGCAAACCTAATATTAACTAAACTTGAAGATACACATCAAAGAAAAACTATCAGTCAAAAGTACCTGGTAATCCTGTCGATTTATTACTAGGCTGAGTGTGAATGGTTTCTACAGAGGATCGTGTGGTCTGAGGTGTCTTGAGAGCCGGTCTTTTACGAGTGGGCGGCTGTAGTCCTGACGGTTTAATTTGCTGTATTCCAGAGTTTGAAGGTTTTGCAACTGCAACCACATTACGATTTACACAATACATAATTGATATTTATAATACAACattagtagtatatatatatatatattcaaaagtttgggttgttATGCTctttatcaaaaatatagtaaaaacagtaatactgtgaaatatcattataatttaaagtataagcttttcattattaatatactttaacatgtaatctattcctgtgattgcaaaacTGACTAGCAGTggttacttcagtgtcacatggtccttcagaaatcattctaatgtgctgatttgttgctcaagaaacacgtcttattattaatgtttaaaaacagttgtgttgcttaatatttacattacatttagtcatttagcagacacttttatccaaagtgacttacaaaggaagtaatcaaaatcaacaagattgtaatgatatacaagtgcaataacaagtctcagttagcttaacacagtacacgtatcAAGGGGCTTTTTTatattgcataataaataaaagaaaaccgaaAGAATAGAAAACGAACAGAGCGAGCcaagtgttagaggccttttttgctttttgttaattgtataataaataaaaagaacacacaaaagaatacaaaaaaatgaagaaaaacgaGCAGCTAGTAAATGGATATGGTGTAAGTCTTTTTTAAAGAATGGAATTAGGAtaaagagtgctagagttagggggtcaaataaagatggaagagatgtgttttaagccgattcttgaagatggctaaggactaagCTATTTATGATGATCATATATATGATGGAAACttaatatcagaattattttaatgaacagcaagtaaaaaaaaaaaacagcatttatttgaaattggattttttctgtaacattacaaatgtatttactgtcactttgaccTCAAATGCTTTAACAATTATATAATTACGCAAATGTATGAAATGTGTACCATTGTGTACAAGCCACTCACCAGCAGTGAAGTTATATCCAGTGACAGGAGAAACCATAGAGgtctgttttaaataaagaaaaaataaaacaagaccaATGTTTGTAACCAGCTGACTGATTCATAGCAACATAAAGCATTGAGTTTCATACCTTAACAGTGCTAGCTGATGCTATGTTCTTGATAGGAGCAATGTTCTTGCCCTTGTTCATCTGTAGCATCTTCCTGTTGCCAAGCAGGGTGGTGGATGATGCGTCAGGCTGATGCGGGGCCGGCGGCCCTTGGAGAGTCTTTGGTTTGACCGCTACCGTGGAGTTCACTGACAACTGAGGCCTTGGAGGAAGACTGGATTTGGGATAACTCAGCTTAGAGGAAAGCTGAGGAAGCTGTCTTTTGATTGGAAGTTTTGTGGGACGCTTGTTCTCATTGGCTGGTTCTGATGCACAGTGACTTAAAGTGCATGCTGCTGAGACTTTCTGACTCTGACTCGAGCTCTCAGTCGCCTGCACAGCATCAGTTCCATCGTGATTACTTGCACAAACAAGCTCATCATTTGACTGGGCCTCGATGCTGTTGATCACAGACAGCCTCTTTCTGGGCTTCACGTCTCTCATGATCTCAAATCTGGATTCTTTGCCAAAAACGATAGGCGTGGATGTAACCAGGAAGCTTGTCTTCAGGTCTAATGTGTCATCTAAACAAAAAATACTATTTCTGCTGATATTTCCCATATCAGAAGAGGGAACAGACTCAGCATCCGCCGATCCAGGACTTGATGTTTTTTTGTGATGCTCCTCTGATGCTTGAAGCTCAGAAGCATCATTGGGAGCATCGACAGAGCAAACAAATGCTGTGGTGCTTATCTTAGCTTCTGTTTCTCTGCTGTTAGAGGTTGGTTGAGTGACACCTA from Carassius carassius chromosome 29, fCarCar2.1, whole genome shotgun sequence harbors:
- the LOC132109490 gene encoding uncharacterized protein LOC132109490 isoform X2, producing the protein MESFLRRKLAQAGSSLQKPVSSYQPIKLPDLCSSFYSIADEPFPQVSGFLDDTVGPSFLLNETGTVLNSPACTPSENHAKNKDEGVLAPRKEATNDSGLNCSLGAHCQLANVSMSTRSPQNEKDITSATAGKADGDCNDATASITSLEKSDLISVELKNSTFDVSHDSKERSDAGINATVDLHNIGKKNSIFESQEPKEGSDPTLNSTVDIDDPNTKTETGNTTVELVQSHDPKEGPDTGVNTTVDIPHLDRAQSKTNACDNTVPLNTTTTEQPNENLEGTIDIQPQEKLDASINSTEVNTIKNTEETHFNINETVDIVEQIASAPLQPSGEVEQSNSVPIEPPEMIKHNTTTDLIPPENLVLKDTTVEIKPLSIELADQVNDAFNSVGVTQPTSNSRETEAKISTTAFVCSVDAPNDASELQASEEHHKKTSSPGSADAESVPSSDMGNISRNSIFCLDDTLDLKTSFLVTSTPIVFGKESRFEIMRDVKPRKRLSVINSIEAQSNDELVCASNHDGTDAVQATESSSQSQKVSAACTLSHCASEPANENKRPTKLPIKRQLPQLSSKLSYPKSSLPPRPQLSVNSTVAVKPKTLQGPPAPHQPDASSTTLLGNRKMLQMNKGKNIAPIKNIASASTVKTSMVSPVTGYNFTAVAKPSNSGIQQIKPSGLQPPTRKRPALKTPQTTRSSVETIHTQPSNKSTGLPAPALSSVESDAVHAAEGAHEPGCVNCLQHQEKLERVIQELMVLRSDCKNWGPLHEKLEMCIEELKRD
- the LOC132109490 gene encoding uncharacterized protein LOC132109490 isoform X1 codes for the protein MESFLRRKLAQAGSSLQKPVSSYQPIKLPDLCSSFYSIADEPFPQVSGFLDDTVGPSFLLNETGTVLNSPACTPSENHAKNKDEGVLAPRKEATNDSGLNCSLGAHCQLANVSMSTRSPQNEKDITSATAGKADGDCNDATASITSLEKSDLISVELKNSTFDVSHDSKERSDAGINATVDLHNIGKKNSIFESQEPKEGSDPTLNSTVDIDDPNTKTETGNTTVELVQSHDPKEGPDTGVNTTVDIPHLDRAQSKTNACDNTVPLNTTTTEQPNENLEGTIDIQPQEKLDASINSTEVNTIKNTEETHFNINETVDIVEQIASAPLQPSGEVEQSNSVPIEPPEMIKHNTTTDLIPPENLVLKDTTVEIKPLSIELADQVNDAFNSVGVTQPTSNSRETEAKISTTAFVCSVDAPNDASELQASEEHHKKTSSPGSADAESVPSSDMGNISRNSIFCLDDTLDLKTSFLVTSTPIVFGKESRFEIMRDVKPRKRLSVINSIEAQSNDELVCASNHDGTDAVQATESSSQSQKVSAACTLSHCASEPANENKRPTKLPIKRQLPQLSSKLSYPKSSLPPRPQLSVNSTVAVKPKTLQGPPAPHQPDASSTTLLGNRKMLQMNKGKNIAPIKNIASASTVKTSMVSPVTGYNFTAVAKPSNSGIQQIKPSGLQPPTRKRPALKTPQTTRSSVETIHTQPSNKSTGLPGMRTRNSLLPSVGQKHLNNDGLPSAKRKRIAPALSSVESDAVHAAEGAHEPGCVNCLQHQEKLERVIQELMVLRSDCKNWGPLHEKLEMCIEELKRD